One part of the Phragmites australis chromosome 3, lpPhrAust1.1, whole genome shotgun sequence genome encodes these proteins:
- the LOC133911157 gene encoding transcription factor RSL2-like isoform X2, which yields MEPGGVIAEAGWSSLDLPSQAEESEIMQQLLGTFPSNGEEDHQELPWSIQSSSACYFLCNASSSTYSSTSSNSSGGLLVPSEYGAYYLSDSNEALGINSSAAPLYLNMVQEQGEGAAQFMDTILNPPYGSGDLSCEDLGDSSMNLLASIGTSDKRKHLEQGQLDGQARGRKCARKSDSKRAKKNMKREGEDGSGAAMDGQSLSCCASENDSNSSQGPPVTSNLNGKAQADGRSATESQSLYARKRRERINERLRILQNLVPNGTKVDLSTMLEEAVQYVKFLQLQIKLLSSDEMWIYAPIAYNGMDIGIDLNLSQH from the exons CTTGCCGTCGCAAGCCGAGGAGTCGGAGATAATGCAGCAGCTGCTTGGTACCTTCCCCTCCAATGGTGAGGAAGATCACCAAGAGCTGCCCTGGTCTATTCAGTCTTCCAGTGCATGCTATTTTCTTTGCAATGCTAGTTCTAGTACATATAGCTCCACTAGCAGCAATAGTTCTGGCGGTCTCCTTGTGCCATCTGAGTATGGGGCCTACTATTTGAGTGATTCGAATGAGGCCCTGGGTATCAACTCCTCCGCTGCACCACTGTACCTGAACATGGTCCAGGAGCAAGGTGAAGGTGCAGCTCAGTTTATGGATACAATTCTTAACCCTCCCTATGGGAGTGGCGATTTGAGCTGTGAGGATCTTGGGGATTCTAGCATGAATCTCCTCGCTTCCATTGGTACTTCTGACAAGAGAAAGCACCTGGAACAAGGCCAACTAGATGGCCAAGCAAGG GGTCGGAAATGCGCAAGGAAGTCTGACTCGAAGCGGGCGAAGAAGAATATGAAACGGGAAGGCGAGGATGGCAGCGGTGCTGCCATGGATGGGCAAAGCTTGAGTTGCTGCGCATCTGAAAATGACTCAAATTCTTCTCAAGGACCTCCTGTTACCTCTAACCTGAATGGCAAGGCTCAAGCTGACGGCCGGTCAGCAACTGAGTCCCAAAGCCTCTATGCAAGG aaaagaagagagaggatcAATGAGAGGCTGAGGATATTGCAGAACCTTGTACCAAATGGAACCAAA GTAGATCTCAGCACTATGCTTGAAGAGGCAGTACAATATGTGAAGTTCTTGCAGCTTCAAATCAAG CTCCTCAGCTCTGATGAAATGTGGATTTATGCCCCAATTGCATACAATGGGATGGACATCGGAATCGATCTGAACCTCTCACAGCATTGA
- the LOC133911157 gene encoding transcription factor RSL2-like isoform X1 — protein MEPGGVIAEAGWSSLDLPSQAEESEIMQQLLGTFPSNGEEDHQELPWSIQSSSACYFLCNASSSTYSSTSSNSSGGLLVPSEYGAYYLSDSNEALGINSSAAPLYLNMVQEQGEGAAQFMDTILNPPYGSGDLSCEDLGDSSMNLLASIGTSDKRKHLEQGQLDGQARQGRKCARKSDSKRAKKNMKREGEDGSGAAMDGQSLSCCASENDSNSSQGPPVTSNLNGKAQADGRSATESQSLYARKRRERINERLRILQNLVPNGTKVDLSTMLEEAVQYVKFLQLQIKLLSSDEMWIYAPIAYNGMDIGIDLNLSQH, from the exons CTTGCCGTCGCAAGCCGAGGAGTCGGAGATAATGCAGCAGCTGCTTGGTACCTTCCCCTCCAATGGTGAGGAAGATCACCAAGAGCTGCCCTGGTCTATTCAGTCTTCCAGTGCATGCTATTTTCTTTGCAATGCTAGTTCTAGTACATATAGCTCCACTAGCAGCAATAGTTCTGGCGGTCTCCTTGTGCCATCTGAGTATGGGGCCTACTATTTGAGTGATTCGAATGAGGCCCTGGGTATCAACTCCTCCGCTGCACCACTGTACCTGAACATGGTCCAGGAGCAAGGTGAAGGTGCAGCTCAGTTTATGGATACAATTCTTAACCCTCCCTATGGGAGTGGCGATTTGAGCTGTGAGGATCTTGGGGATTCTAGCATGAATCTCCTCGCTTCCATTGGTACTTCTGACAAGAGAAAGCACCTGGAACAAGGCCAACTAGATGGCCAAGCAAGG CAGGGTCGGAAATGCGCAAGGAAGTCTGACTCGAAGCGGGCGAAGAAGAATATGAAACGGGAAGGCGAGGATGGCAGCGGTGCTGCCATGGATGGGCAAAGCTTGAGTTGCTGCGCATCTGAAAATGACTCAAATTCTTCTCAAGGACCTCCTGTTACCTCTAACCTGAATGGCAAGGCTCAAGCTGACGGCCGGTCAGCAACTGAGTCCCAAAGCCTCTATGCAAGG aaaagaagagagaggatcAATGAGAGGCTGAGGATATTGCAGAACCTTGTACCAAATGGAACCAAA GTAGATCTCAGCACTATGCTTGAAGAGGCAGTACAATATGTGAAGTTCTTGCAGCTTCAAATCAAG CTCCTCAGCTCTGATGAAATGTGGATTTATGCCCCAATTGCATACAATGGGATGGACATCGGAATCGATCTGAACCTCTCACAGCATTGA